The Pyrobaculum sp. 3827-6 genome has a segment encoding these proteins:
- a CDS encoding DUF998 domain-containing protein: MNWGRLLLVIGSLQFIISMLAAEQIYPHYSPLHNYISDLGALNAPTAPLFNTSVFLLGLLGLAAAALLMREIGRAAVALLALASIGAMGVGIFPEDYGTPHGVSALVAFLFGALAVISMALKTRGPLKPLGVALGALSLAALALFIPRVQTPLGVGGVERLIAYPVLIYFVTYGLGAPKTS, encoded by the coding sequence ATGAATTGGGGAAGACTACTATTAGTAATAGGTTCACTACAATTTATAATATCTATGCTCGCCGCGGAACAGATATATCCCCACTACTCCCCACTCCACAACTACATAAGCGACCTAGGCGCCCTGAATGCCCCCACAGCGCCTCTCTTCAACACAAGCGTCTTTCTGCTAGGCCTCCTCGGCCTCGCCGCCGCGGCGTTGCTCATGCGGGAAATCGGCAGAGCCGCCGTAGCCCTCCTCGCCCTGGCCTCGATAGGCGCCATGGGCGTCGGCATATTCCCAGAAGACTACGGAACCCCCCACGGCGTCTCCGCCCTTGTGGCCTTCCTATTCGGAGCCCTCGCCGTAATCTCCATGGCGCTCAAAACCCGAGGCCCCCTCAAGCCGCTCGGCGTGGCCCTGGGCGCCCTCTCTCTGGCGGCCCTGGCCCTGTTCATCCCCCGCGTCCAGACGCCCCTAGGCGTCGGCGGAGTGGAGAGGCTCATCGCCTACCCAGTACTTATATACTTCGTAACATACGGCTTAGGTGCCCCCAAGACTAGTTAA
- a CDS encoding argininosuccinate lyase: protein MSFYRRWIGGSGDLVRRYTSSIRDDAAIAEEVVRVMKAHVAHLVEIGAVPREAGEAVLKALGELDPSDLLRGDFEDVHEALEKWLVDRLGPEVGGWVGLGRSRNDHVAAAIRLAALRRVGALREGVRRLRCVLAERALQYADCAMPSFTHFQPAQVVTFGHYLLAVDELLAEFLHALSGVERLLLRSPLGAGPAGGVQTPVDRRRLGELAGFVEVVENTLYASGGRFFALALAGVVASFLAELSRVVDDFIRWNSPEFGYVEAPGEHVSTSSIMPHKRNLVTLEVLRARASEALGHYAALGTVVMKVGLGYSLDLQEATRHLWAVLDIAVDGVEVLRDFVEKMGFNCGRARADAERFYTTSADTAERASLGGKPFRTAYFELAEAIKRGEAALLPVEEALRRPALGSANPEEVRRAASRRLAFCRPEAL, encoded by the coding sequence ATGAGTTTCTACCGGAGGTGGATTGGGGGGAGCGGGGATTTGGTTAGGCGCTACACCTCCAGCATCAGGGACGACGCCGCCATTGCGGAGGAGGTGGTGCGGGTGATGAAGGCACACGTGGCGCACCTCGTGGAGATAGGCGCCGTTCCTAGGGAGGCGGGGGAGGCTGTCCTCAAGGCGCTGGGGGAGCTGGACCCCTCCGATCTCCTGCGGGGGGACTTCGAGGACGTCCACGAGGCTTTGGAGAAGTGGCTTGTGGATAGGCTAGGCCCGGAGGTGGGGGGGTGGGTGGGGCTGGGGCGGTCGCGCAACGACCACGTGGCGGCGGCCATACGCCTGGCGGCTCTGCGGAGGGTCGGCGCGCTTAGGGAGGGGGTGAGGAGGCTCCGCTGCGTCCTCGCGGAGAGGGCTCTCCAGTACGCTGACTGCGCCATGCCGAGCTTCACCCACTTCCAGCCAGCGCAGGTGGTCACCTTCGGCCACTACCTCCTGGCTGTGGACGAACTCCTGGCCGAGTTCCTCCACGCCCTCTCGGGGGTTGAGAGGCTCCTCTTGCGTTCCCCCTTGGGGGCGGGGCCTGCGGGCGGCGTGCAGACCCCCGTCGACAGGAGGAGGCTGGGGGAGCTGGCTGGGTTTGTGGAGGTGGTGGAGAACACGCTCTACGCCTCGGGGGGGCGGTTCTTCGCCCTGGCCCTGGCGGGGGTGGTGGCCTCCTTCTTGGCGGAGCTGTCACGCGTGGTGGACGACTTCATCCGGTGGAACAGCCCGGAGTTTGGCTATGTGGAGGCGCCGGGGGAGCACGTCTCGACTAGTAGCATCATGCCCCACAAGCGCAACCTGGTGACTCTCGAGGTGCTGAGGGCGAGGGCCAGCGAGGCGCTTGGGCACTACGCGGCGCTGGGGACCGTGGTTATGAAGGTGGGCCTCGGCTACAGCTTGGATCTCCAGGAGGCGACCCGCCACCTCTGGGCTGTGCTAGACATTGCCGTGGATGGCGTGGAGGTGCTCCGGGACTTTGTGGAGAAGATGGGGTTTAACTGCGGGAGGGCCAGGGCGGATGCCGAGAGGTTTTACACGACGTCGGCCGACACCGCGGAGAGGGCCTCCCTCGGGGGCAAGCCGTTTAGGACCGCCTACTTCGAGCTGGCCGAGGCCATTAAGAGGGGGGAGGCGGCTCTTCTCCCCGTGGAGGAGGCGCTTAGGAGGCCGGCTCTGGGATCTGCCAATCCGGAGGAGGTGAGGAGAGCCGCGTCAAGAAGGCTGGCTTTTTGCAGACCCGAGGCTTTGTAG